AAAGGGCGCCCAGCAAGATCGACTTGCCGGCGCCCGTCTGGCCCGTAATGATGACTAGACCCTCCGGAAAATCGATATCCAGGGCGTCTATCAGTATGTAATTCCTGATATGGAGACTACGCAGCACTGTCTTCCTGGGCTACCCGGTAGTAGAGGTCGCCGTCTTCGAACTCCGAGATGGCCACGAGGTCCGGCTTGGGCTGGCGCTCGTAGTACTTGGAGATTTCGATCTGCTCCTTGTTCTCGAAGACCTCGTCCATGGTGTCCCGCTCGCCGCGGAAATCTTCCAGCTTCTTGGCGAGCTCCTTCTTCTCGGCCAGGGCGATCTGGTTGGCGCGCTTGGCGAGGATGACGACAGTCTCATAAATGTTGCCCGTAGGGGCGGCGAGATCCTTGATGTCCCGCGTGATGGTATTGGTAGGTATTTTCTTTTCCATATCCCTAGTACGGCCGGAGCCGTCGCGAAAGTTTCAATTTTTTTCTTTCACCTTGTTGTAGAGTCCGTCCAGCTCCTTGCGGTAGCTGGATTCCGGATACTCGCCCACGAAATTGAGGTAGTCGTCCTGGAACACCAGGAAGCGCTCCTTCTGCTTGGACGGCACGCTCATCTCGGCGAACTTGTAGGACGCCATCGCGGTGTAGTAGAGGATGTCCTCGCGGTACACGTTGTCGGCGTCTTCCTTGAGGACGTTGCGCAGCGCCACGCGGGCGGCCTTGTAGTCCTCCATCTTGTAGTACAGCTTCGCGCTCTCGTAGGCCTTGCGGTCCAGCCGCTCGCCCAGCTCCTCCATCCGGTGGCGGAGGATGTCGGCGTTGGCGCCCGTCGGATGCGCGCGCAGGTACTCGCCCATGGCCGTGATGGCCGTGTAGGTCGGGGTCTGGTCCAGCTCATAGCGGAGCGTGCTGCGGTAGAGGCAGTCGATGCGCAGGAAGTCGGCGGTCTCCGCGAAGGCGCCCTGCGGGAAGTTGGACAGATACTGGTCGAAGTTGGTCTCCGCGGTATAGTAGTCCTTGAAGGAATAGTTGCTCAGGCCCAGGTAGTACAGCACGGTGTCGTGCCGCTCCGTGCCGTTGGTCAGCAGGGTCAGCGACTCGAAGACCGCGGCGGAGCGGGCGTACTTGCCGGCGTTGAAGTAGTCGAACGCGGCCTTGTACTTGAGGTCGAGGTCGGTGCTCTCGAGGATGACGTCATACTGCGACTTGCAGGACTGCAGGCCGGATGCCGCGACCAGGAGCACGGCGAAGGCTGTAAGGAGAGTGGATCTTTTCATCGCTTCAAATATTTTTCGGCGTCCAGCGCGGCCCGGCAGCCCGACGCGGCGGCGTTGACCGCCTGCCGGTAGACCGGATCCTGCACGTCCCCGGCGGCGAACACGCCCTCGACGTTGGTGCGGCTGCTGCCGCCCTCGGTGAGGATGTATCCGTTGGGATCGGTCGCCACCCACGGCGCGAAGAGCTCGGAAGCCGGGTGGTGGCCGATGGCCAGGAAGAAGCCGTCCACCTGTATATCAAAAACCTCGCCATCCTTGCGGACCAGGCGCGCGCCCGTCACGCCGGAGGCGTCGCCGAGCACTTCCTGCGTGTTGCAGTTCCACAGGATCTCGATGTTGGGGGTATTCTTGACACGCTCCTGCATGGCCACGGAGGCCCGCAGGACATCGCGCCGGACAATCATATAGACCTTGCGGCAGAGGCCGGCCAGGTAGGAGGCCTCCTCGCAGGCGGTGTCGCCGCCGCCTACCACCGCCACGTCCTTCTTGCGGTAGAAGAAACCGTCGCAGGTGGCGCAGGCCGAGACGCCCATGCCGAGGAATTTCTTCTCGGACGGCAGGCCGAGATAGCGGGCCGTGGCGCCGGTCGCGACGATCAGGGCGTCGGCCTCCAGCGTCTTCTCCCCGTCCACGGTCAGGCGGAACGGGCGGACGCCCAGGTCGACGGCCGTCACCACCCCGCGGCGGACGTCCGCGCCGAGGTTGACGGCCTGTGCCCGCATGTCGGACATCAGCTGGTTGGCGTCCACCCCGTTGGGATAGCCGGGAAAGTTCTCCACGACCGTGGTCGTGGTGAGCTGGCCACCGGGGGCGTTGCCCTCGTAGATGACGGGCGCCAGCGCGGCCCGGGAGGCGTATATCGCGGCGGTATAGCCCGCAGGGCCGCCGCCGACAATGAGACATTTGATGTGTTCGATATCCATAGTAGCTTACAAATATACACAAAATTATGCTTTGCGGCCCGGGCCCTTGCGGGTCGGGTGGCAGAGCAGCTGCACCTCGAAACCGTCGATCTTGTAGCCGCGGAAACGGCGGCCCTTGAAGTGGGCTTCCATCCAGGTCAGCAGCGCTTCGTCCTCCAGGTCGCGCCAGGTGCCGCTCTCCGTGTCGTAGAGATGCAGGTGCCGGCCGGTGCGCACGTCGAAGACCATCTTGCCGCCACGGCCGGACCTGCGTCCATAGACGCCCAGGTCCGCCAGGAGCGAGAGGATGTTGTACACCGAAGAGACGGCGATGTGCGTGCCGCCCTGCGCGTCTATCCAGGCCGCCACGTCCTCCGCGCCGGCGTGCACGAGGGCGCACATCGCCTCGTGGACCGCCGTCCGCTGCGGCGTGGCCTTGAGGTCGCGGTCGCGCAGCAGGCGCTTGAACTGGATCATGTCCGGAATGCCTGTCCCCTTCATGCCTAGAGCTCCTTGCGCCAGCGGGCCAGCGGGATGCCGAGCTGGCCGCGGTATTTGGCGATGGTGCGGCGCGCGACCTTGTAGCCGCGCCGCTCCATCTCTTCCACCAGCTGCTCGTCGGTGAGCGGTTTCTTCTTGTTCTCAGCGTCCACGCACTCCTGCAGGGCCTTCTTCAGCTCGCGGGTGGACACCTCCTCGCCCTCCTTGTTCTCCATGCCTTCGGAGAAGAAATATTTCAGGGCGAAGATGCCGAAATGCGTCTCGATGTACTTGCTGTTGACCACGCGCGAGATGGTGGAGATGTCGAAGCCGGTCTTCTCGGCGATGTCCTTGAGGACCATCGGCTTGAGGTCGGCTTCGTCGCCGGACACGAAATAGTCGTGCTGGTACTCCAGGATGGCGGACATCGTCTTGTTGAGCGTGTTCTGGCGCTGCTTGAGCGCCTCCACGAACCATTTGGCCGAGTCGAGCTTCTGGCGCACGAAGGTCGCGGCCTCCTTCTGGGCGCGCTCCGAAGAGCCCTTGGCCTCGATGAGCAGGTCCGCGTATTTCTTGTTGACGCGCAGCTCCGGCACGGAGAAGCGCGGCATCGTGAAGGACAGCTCGCCGTCGTGCTCCTCCAGCACGAAGTCCGGCACGATCTGCTGGGCCTGGTCGGTGTAGGTGTAGTCCACCTCGCCGCCCGGTGCGGGATTGAGCTTGACGATGCGTCCCATCGCCCGCTTGAGCTCGTCCTCGGAGAGGTTCAGGCGGGACATGATCTTCTGGAAATGCTTGTTGGAAAACTCCGTGAAATAGTCCTCCAGGATGCGCTCGGCGTTGATCACGTCGGGCGTCTGCTTCTTGGACTGCAGCTGCAGGAGCAGGCATTCGCGCAGGTCGCGCGCGCCCACCCCGGCGGGGTCGAACTCCTGGATCACCGCGAGCATCTCCAGCACCTCCTCCGGGGTGGTGCTGATCCCGGCGCGGAAAGCCATGTCGTCCACCAGCGAGTCGACGTCGCGGCGCAGGTAGCCGTCGGCGTCGAGCGAGCCGATGATGAAGGACGCCACGCTGTACTGCTCGGGGGTGAGGTTGCGGTAGCCCAGCTGGTCCATCAGGGTCTGGGTGAAGCTCTGCCGCACGGAGAAAGTGTTGTATTCGGGCCGGGGGTCCTTGCCCCAGTTGTTGACCCGGGTCTTGTAGGAGGGGATGTCTCCTTCGTCCGTAATCTCGTCCAGGGACACGTCCTTGGCGTCCTCGGCCTTCTCAGGGTCCGGCGTATCGTCCAGCACAGGATTCTCCTCCAGCTCCGTACGGATCCGCTGCTCGAGCTCCTGGATCGGGAGTTCGATCAGCTTGATCGTCTGGATCTGCAGCGGGGAGAGTTTCTGCTGCTGCTTGAGTTCGAGGCCCTGCTTGATCATCGCTTACAGTTCGTCAGGGTAGTCGGCGGGCCGGGTATCCGGGCGCCCGATCGTCGGATACTTGAAACGCTCCCGGACGATGAAGGCGTCCGGAAAATCCCCCTTGAGCTTGCGCAGGAAGGCCTCGGCCTCGATGCGCGTGCGGAAATTGCCGACCGTCACCTTGAAGTTGGGCGAAGAGAAGGAACGGTAGGCCTCGATATGGGGATACATCTCGTTGAAACGGCGGATCACCGACGCGGATTCTTCCCGCGCGGTGCGGTTGCTGGCGAAGAAGAGC
This Bacteroidales bacterium WCE2004 DNA region includes the following protein-coding sequences:
- a CDS encoding Fe2+ or Zn2+ uptake regulation protein, which codes for MIQFKRLLRDRDLKATPQRTAVHEAMCALVHAGAEDVAAWIDAQGGTHIAVSSVYNILSLLADLGVYGRRSGRGGKMVFDVRTGRHLHLYDTESGTWRDLEDEALLTWMEAHFKGRRFRGYKIDGFEVQLLCHPTRKGPGRKA
- a CDS encoding Sporulation related domain-containing protein; its protein translation is MNKPLNKVLLLLVLLVFAVPALRAQSLETEEVSEIEHAGDEVQVDSTLVGRDIFSSLPEQVVVRQTPAVRAALNRQVSANAGKSYSGFRIRLFFASNRTAREESASVIRRFNEMYPHIEAYRSFSSPNFKVTVGNFRTRIEAEAFLRKLKGDFPDAFIVRERFKYPTIGRPDTRPADYPDEL
- a CDS encoding Beta-barrel assembly machine subunit BamD, whose product is MKRSTLLTAFAVLLVAASGLQSCKSQYDVILESTDLDLKYKAAFDYFNAGKYARSAAVFESLTLLTNGTERHDTVLYYLGLSNYSFKDYYTAETNFDQYLSNFPQGAFAETADFLRIDCLYRSTLRYELDQTPTYTAITAMGEYLRAHPTGANADILRHRMEELGERLDRKAYESAKLYYKMEDYKAARVALRNVLKEDADNVYREDILYYTAMASYKFAEMSVPSKQKERFLVFQDDYLNFVGEYPESSYRKELDGLYNKVKEKN
- a CDS encoding RNA polymerase Rpb6, encoding MEKKIPTNTITRDIKDLAAPTGNIYETVVILAKRANQIALAEKKELAKKLEDFRGERDTMDEVFENKEQIEISKYYERQPKPDLVAISEFEDGDLYYRVAQEDSAA
- a CDS encoding RNA polymerase, sigma 54 subunit, RpoN/SigL, whose protein sequence is MIKQGLELKQQQKLSPLQIQTIKLIELPIQELEQRIRTELEENPVLDDTPDPEKAEDAKDVSLDEITDEGDIPSYKTRVNNWGKDPRPEYNTFSVRQSFTQTLMDQLGYRNLTPEQYSVASFIIGSLDADGYLRRDVDSLVDDMAFRAGISTTPEEVLEMLAVIQEFDPAGVGARDLRECLLLQLQSKKQTPDVINAERILEDYFTEFSNKHFQKIMSRLNLSEDELKRAMGRIVKLNPAPGGEVDYTYTDQAQQIVPDFVLEEHDGELSFTMPRFSVPELRVNKKYADLLIEAKGSSERAQKEAATFVRQKLDSAKWFVEALKQRQNTLNKTMSAILEYQHDYFVSGDEADLKPMVLKDIAEKTGFDISTISRVVNSKYIETHFGIFALKYFFSEGMENKEGEEVSTRELKKALQECVDAENKKKPLTDEQLVEEMERRGYKVARRTIAKYRGQLGIPLARWRKEL
- a CDS encoding thioredoxin reductase (NADPH); amino-acid sequence: MDIEHIKCLIVGGGPAGYTAAIYASRAALAPVIYEGNAPGGQLTTTTVVENFPGYPNGVDANQLMSDMRAQAVNLGADVRRGVVTAVDLGVRPFRLTVDGEKTLEADALIVATGATARYLGLPSEKKFLGMGVSACATCDGFFYRKKDVAVVGGGDTACEEASYLAGLCRKVYMIVRRDVLRASVAMQERVKNTPNIEILWNCNTQEVLGDASGVTGARLVRKDGEVFDIQVDGFFLAIGHHPASELFAPWVATDPNGYILTEGGSSRTNVEGVFAAGDVQDPVYRQAVNAAASGCRAALDAEKYLKR